From the genome of Diabrotica virgifera virgifera chromosome 8, PGI_DIABVI_V3a:
GCTACTATCGGAACGAGTAggtagataaattttgaacatctctaacagtTAAAATACAAATTGAAATGTTTACTAATAACCTAGAAAAAGTGACCTAgaaaaaatacctagaaaaagtATGCAAtacctattttaatttttttaaagatcaGTAGCCTTTTTGGGGAGTAATTTGGTTTTTTATGCATCTTTTGGGGTGGGGGCGCCACTCGCCTATATCTACGAAGgaggaaaaaagaaaaaacaaattgTTCATATGTCGTCGTAACTGAAATCCAGATGCCACAATTTCCAATTAATTGATTAAATGAAAAAACATTCTTTGGAATTACAATCCCAAATGTTTTCATctgttttttgtttaatttacaattttattaatataaaaaaggTAGAAAAATCTGAGTGCAACAAAGACAAACTTCCttataatacatttttattaCATGTCATATTTGTCTACAGTATACAATTTAAAGGATTCATGTCAAAAGCAATGCTCCGATCTACTTCTAAATACTTGTCTCTCATCGTTACATTGTATCGATATTGACAAACTTTAACATCAACACCGTCACTCACACAAATAGGCCTTTTTGCATTAACATAATCACCCTGGCACTTTTCTTCGATGTTGTTTTCGCTGATCACCCTGTAGATGTCGTACAAACAGTTACAAAACCATGGATTTCCCATTAAGGTAATTTTTTTCAAACCGCTCAACCTGATGAAGAACGAAGACCTCAGGAACATCAAGTAATTATGGTCGATGTACAGATTATCGAGAAGATCCAAACCTCGTATGGGAAACGCGCTACCGTCGAGTTCTTTCAGATTATTATTGGTGAGGACGAGTGTTATAAGGTTTGGTGTTTGTGAAAAACTCCCTGCTTCGATGGTGGATATTTTGTTGAAACCCAAGTTAAGAACTTTGAGACTGACCAAATTTTGAAGCATGAAATTCGAAACTACCGTCAGCGAGTTATTGTGGAGCCACAGTATTTCTAATTTTTCAGGAAAACTGATTATTTTGTGAACGAAAATTGTTTCTATATTGTTACCGTTAAGTTTCAATCGGGAGAGATTGGGAAAATTAGCTAGCACTCCGTCTTCTATATTGGACAATAAGTTATTGTCCAGATCCAGTGAATTTAAAGCCGGTAAATTCTTAAACACACCTGGTCTGATAAACTTCAAATTGTTGTTGTTTAATAATAAGTTTGATAGTTTTGGTAAGTTGCTGAACGTTTTAGGATACAAGTCAGTTATTTGGTTGTAGTACAAATATAGCCTTCTTAGCTCCGGTAGATCTTTAAAAGTTTCGGAATATAGTTTGTGAATATTACTTTTAAATAACATTAAAACTTCTAAGTTCTTGCCGTCTGAAAACGAGTCTACGCCAACGCCTAACACTTGATTATCATTCCGTATTTCAATCGAAGTAATACCTTGTAAAGTATTCGTTGTTTCGTTAAAAAATCGTTGAGATATTTGACGTATGTCTTCACATACTAGTTTATTACGGTTTTTTACACAATCGCTAAACGATTTATTAATGAACATAAATAAAACAGCGATTACGAACTTATTGAAACACATTTTGAAATCTACTGCACTCACTGTGATtcgttttgttttttacaaatCTTATCGTTAAAAACACAACAATGGATATTCCAATAATGACGTAATTCACAGAAACTGTATACTGCAACGGCCAACGATTAGCATTTATTGTTTCGTAGCAGGTTTGAAAGTTCAAAATACGTAGGCGTACAAAGATGTATCGTTGTAATTGGAAGCGATAGTTGTTGGAACGGGAAACGGCTCACAAAATTCACATATAGACtggggcatttagcactaaaaacaccggaataaatcgatttttaaatacagcacctagcgacttgcaactttttgcttTGTATTCaagatgatgtcaggaaaaagtatactatagaaaaatgggtggaaatgtaaattgataaaaatagaCTACTCGGGcggtttttggggttgttgaataCGACTgcaccatcagaaccgaccctcggagccACGGGCAACCATATAAAAATTGTTAGGGGGGTaaggcagacgtgaagatgttgcacattataatTTGTAAACTTTGGATAACCTTATATAGTTTAAAgtacccgaaaagctaggggggggcACGGCCCCCTGTTGCCCAAGGTCACCGATtgaggcacgtcatctggaggtttGAGGGGTTATCAGGAATAGattaatgcaaacagattacttggaggtttttggagtcgttgaacacaaatacgccatcagaaccaacccccggaggcatatttacagatgctagcgtgtgtagacaccagggtgttgaaatcaattagggtttggaaaaacagtacatttacagatgctagcgcgtgttcgacaccacggtgttgaaatcggttagggtttggaaaaacagtacgtttacagatgctagcgtgtgttgacactagggtgttgaaaacagttagggtttggaaaaataGTACATTTACAAACACTAACAGATTTGGTTAAaagcagctagcttttttagtggttatagaTGCATAttatgctaacggctattgacattgattttatatacctactgctgtggaaaaatatttaagtgatttaggtacctattaataaataattaaacgttttaaacgctgttgggatataaacaataatatattaacacaaaagaacaacataaaaaataatgttgttctgaagctatttccttgtggcatttttataattaactatttagatgggaaataagccacaattaaatttaaaaaaaataatcttattaacgtttcgacgctcaaatcgggtgtcgttgtcaaaatacaaaatactactaaattaaaaaaaatgttgttgcttagtaaaaaattattctaataattgaAGACCTAAGTGAAAGAAGGAGGTATGTTCAAAGCCTACCTTTTTAGATATGGGCAGTTAAAGTTTTTATTCCTCTACTGCATGAACATATCACTTTTGTCatgaaaatattgtttgtgttatttggttttatttatattgctacatataagcatttctttacatataatgttgataatttgttttgatttttagtattttttctaaaaataaataaaaattgtacaTACCGCCTTCTTCCATTAATTTTAGTTTGTAAACTATCCTTTATCTGAATGGATGAAGGGGGTATGTGGCATGAAATAATGCTCTATATTCAGTTTTACAGAAATTTATGTAATTGAACacaaaataatcttcttcttcatattgCTATGTTCATGTTGGCTATCAAactggctatagtaattttgttaatggcagctcggtaaagggatgcagaggatctgttaaaccattcttaCAGGTGTCTAAGCCATGACGGTCTTCTGCGACCTGGTctttcttcttcgacctggcgtttcttcttccgtctaccttgccttttTTATTAATAGCTACCCTAGCCTTagctacatttataaaaaacaatttaaacaaatttaaaaaatcaatttttttagcCTGTCTACATTACTTTAGGTTCTtttgatcattggaaacaaaaaaggtctttggtaatttttctctaaagttaatagttttcgagttataaacaatttaaacctgaAAAAGACGAAAAATGTTTCATACCTCTTCTTCCATTCAAGAAATGTATTCTACatgttacatacctccttcatccacTAGAATATCTCTTATTAAGCTTTTTAGAGGTACAGTTAAAGTGGCATAATATGATAGTTAAATTACATACTACATACCACCTTCATTCACtaagaaactcaaaattttagaaaatgttacatatctccttcttccacttaggtcttcaatttatttaatctgactcatttatattggcaattcagacatatattatacaatttaaagtattttttactaagcaacaatatttttgtttaatttagtagtattttgtattttaacaatgACACCCGATTtcggcgtcgaaacgttaataatattattattttcaatttaattgtggcttatttcccatctaaatagttaattataaaaattccacaaggaaatagcttcagaacaacattattttttatgttgttcttttgtgttatttGTAAATGTagtgtttttccaaaccctaaccgatttcaacaccgtagtgtcaacacgcgctagcatctgtaaatacgccccccggagcacctggtgcccagtgtcacgGCTACAGCACGTCATCTTTTGTTTCGAGTTTCGTGggattttggcattaaattgatgcaaacagataaattgggtggtttttggggttgatGAACACGAATAAGCCATCAAAACCAATTCCCGGAGAACCTGGTGCCCATGGTCGCTGCTAAGGTACGTCTTCGAGTTTTGAAGGTTTTTGaaaagaatttaattttttttgagacTGAAATCTGTCCACTAGAGCCGAATGTTTACATAATAAATTCCATAGTAGCGATAAGGTTTTCAAGTGATTTGGAGTCGACAATCGTTGATAGAGCTGACTTAACATTTTTGATGAGAACCGAAAGAAACTTCTTACGGATAATGAGTGTTTTCTTATTGGTTAAGAAGAATGAATGTTTCTGGTATACGCCAGAGGGATTAACCTAGAGcgtaatttgcaattttttttatgttaaaacaaggtattattttttctatgttaaaacttttcattttctttttgaTAAACATGATCTCTATTTGTAACACCGTAAGAGATCAcagatttaatttctttttgtttcaataaataatgtttgatttgcaaaatacaattttattatttctcttttccttctctcttgtaTCGTAAGTACAACAAAGATTTAGCTGAGTAAAGACATAGATAAGGTAAGTCACGCTATATTTACTTTCACACAACTCGAAGAGggagcatttttttcaaaaaaaaaataccaagagtcaaaaagtgtttatttttgagaaatttatCTTGAAAAAGTATGCAatatctattttaatttttttaaagatcaGTAGTCTTTTATTGGGTGATAATTTGGTTTTTTATGCATCTTTTGGGGAGGGGGGGGGCGCCACTCAAAAACAAATTGTTCATATGTCGTCATAACTGATGTCCAGATGTAACAATTTCCAATTA
Proteins encoded in this window:
- the LOC114334537 gene encoding leucine-rich repeat-containing protein 15-like isoform X2; this encodes MCFNKFVIAVLFMFINKSFSDCVKNRNKLVCEDIRQISQRFFNETTNTLQGITSIEIRNDNQVLGVGVDSFSDGKNLEVLMLFKSNIHKLYSETFKDLPELRRLYLYYNQITDLYPKTFSNLPKLSNLLLNNNNLKFIRPGVFKNLPALNSLDLDNNLLSNIEDGVLANFPNLSRLKLNGNNIETIFVHKIISFPEKLEILWLHNNSLTVVSNFMLQNLVSLKVLNLGFNKISTIEAGSFSQTPNLITLVLTNNNLKELDGSAFPIRGLDLLDNLYIDHNYLMFLRSSFFIRLSGLKKITLMGNPWFCNCLYDIYRVISENNIEEKCQGDYVNAKRPICVSDGVDVKVCQYRYNVTMRDKYLEVDRSIAFDMNPLNCIL